Proteins encoded by one window of Girardinichthys multiradiatus isolate DD_20200921_A chromosome 14, DD_fGirMul_XY1, whole genome shotgun sequence:
- the ehbp1l1a gene encoding uncharacterized protein ehbp1l1a isoform X2, with amino-acid sequence MWHSSPDVPLLLTGNGSPVVQGETDEDTVVKETDTNEVTAERPGHLSAGEPNDFFPIETFSCGAVEQACARHSEHGYKNTVSQQPPYPIFTESDDLLSQTQRAITPHQSQNAPVVRTMKWQEPKARTWKCPSNREELPSVSPQEMAETELIKETVVSAQSVSPSSELDVDDNETIKREKEAEMEDQLPFCQTVENELKIIEIPNNEYDLQSQGHETQTEDERSLGPSVCYVPHYPRPESYSKQCILLETCSRMTNVTGMPCISQSCDEKLWPIHQMTIWKKELQMNEKRLQLASEENKNHEKESVLMTPCCPRQARIPGFSSLSQKSGKSHYCAKLSKKQTASQRELILNKKKETEHFTIVVSPKEDSEAEQKIAPGVLKHSYIPDVTSIVPTSVPSEGSDITILGSCPKSSSIEGIPSLVNHNFNERWITEYKPFAVTDLEVCTVKIKDRCCIEGAIKGMTILTPTCPKQARAPGFPSALECIIIYIGFSEVKLVPSCPSVTRMAGFPSVEKADSKDWEANHKPFWEKLIMNKSPVLLKNNKVKKKFKRSVSLSLSCPSESLIPGFPSKVKPRVTDIETSMVALLSSCSTSKEPLFEPRMKNKQLLHIDNCERDKRKVKGMVSILSSSPKVSSIRGFPSVPHLKLDYYETNIVSLLPLCPVTSSIPGFPSLEQPNEGWPADVGPLMCGSQRTGQFSTELLPSNTDKSKDMLCLALSCARESLILGFASIPKPRVTDTEKRGMVSLLSSCPKISRIAGFPSFHSPELWTISKEPLFEAQMKDKQLLHIDFCGRGKRPVKGMVSILPSCPRVSRIEGFPTVPFPKLDYYGTNIVSVLPLCPVTSNIPGFHSLEQPNEGWPADVGPLMYGSQRTAQFSIELLPSNTDQSKDMLCLALSCARESLIPGFASIPKPRVTDTEKRCMVSLLSSCPKISRIAGFPSFHSPELWTVSKEPLFEAQMKDKQLLHIDFCGRGKRPVKGMVSILPSCPRVSRIEGFPNVPFPKLDYYGPNIVSLLPLCPVTSSIPGFPSLEQPNEGWPADVGPLMYGSQRTAQFSTGLLPSNTDKSKDMLCLALSCARESLIPGFASIPKPRVTDTEKRGMVSLSSSCPKISRIAGFPSFHSPKLWTVSKEPLFEAWMKDKQLLHFDFCGRGKRPVKEMVSILPSCPRVSRIKGFPTVPFPKLDYYGTNIVSVLPLCPVTSSIPGFPSMEQQNEGWATDVGSFMYGSQRTAQFSPKLWTGRKESLFEAQMKNKHLFLIDHCDKDKRQVKGMVSLLPSCPKISSIKGFASVPHPKLEYYRLNVFSLLPLCPVTSSIPGFPSLEQQNEEVWADGLGSLMYKSQRTVQFPFDFSPSNTAKTEDMLCLVPACPKESLIHGFPSITQCIMSSLKPEEPSKPILKSSMEPNMKNVVPCCSSTSGIRGFASLTTVPSTEWLSDMKPILMKPQVKHKIISIPEQEQLDFYSRKGMLALVTSCPKKTRIYGFASAQKVNKPPDMVSLYTSSPCVSVVPGFPSARRLSSECAETHTWKTKNVVLFEKKQKEKTLTAIFPGLLHLTQEINCMVTIASPCPRMAVIPGFTNFLQVKTTDVKKMGTSQLSPTETHSQSTLKAKRRNVPLSSVRRQSTELSNEQKGGAKQSVDHFLYNGKSHVERIVAGETQTGNKSLDTSEAVGLFGWEVLEADGSVFEKQRERHLSANAEETSGLVKTLVSVFHKG; translated from the exons ATGTGGCACTCGAGTCCCGACGTGCCGTTGTTGTTGACTGGTAATGGCAG cCCGGTAGTTCAGGGGGAAACTGATGAAGATACCGTTGTTAAAGAAACTGACACTAATGAAGTCACTGCGGAAAGACCGGGGCACTTGTCCGCAGGGGAGCCAAACGATTTTTTTCCTATAGAGACATTTAGTTGTGGTGCTGTTGAACAAGCATGTGCAAGACATAGTGAGCATGG ATATAAGAACACGGTTTCACAACAACCTCCATACCCTATTTTTACTGAATCTGATGATCTCCTTTCCCAAACACAAAGAGCTATTACACCACATCAGTCACAAAATGCTCCTGTAGTGAGAACCATGAAGTGGCAAGAGCCTAAAGCGAGAACATGGAaatgtccctcaaacagggaagagCTTCCAAGTGTATCTCCACAGGAAATGGCAGAAACAGAGCTGATAAAGGAAACAGTTGTTTCAGCCCAATCAGTTAGTCCTTCTTCGGAGTTGGACGTTGATgacaatgaaacaataaaaagagaaaaagaagctGAGATGGAAGACCAATTGCCTTTCTGCCAAACTGttgaaaatgaactgaaaattaTTGAAATCCCAAACAATGAGTATGATCTTCAGTCACAAGGACATGAGACACAAACAGAGGATGAACGCTCTTTGGGTCCTAGTGTATGTTATGTGCCACACTATCCTCGACCTGAATCTTACAGTAAACAATGTATTCTCTTGGAAACCTGTTCCAGAATGACAAATGTAACTGGTATGCCATGCATATCTCAGAGTTGTGATGAAAAACTCTGGCCAATTCATCAAATGACAATCTGGAAGAAAGAGTtgcaaatgaatgaaaaacGACTACAACTTGCATCTGAAGAGAATAAAAATCACGAAAAAGAAAGTGTTTTAATGACACCATGTTGTCCACGGCAGGCTAGAATTCCAGGTTTCTCATCTTTGTCCCAAAAGAGTGGCAAAAGTCACTATTgtgcaaaactgtcaaaaaaaCAGACAGCATCTCAACGGGAACTGATTttgaacaagaaaaaagaaactgaacattttACAATTGTAGTTTCACCAAAAGAGGACAGTGAAGCTGAACAAAAGATAGCTCCAGGGGTCTTAAAGCATTCTTATATACCAGACGTAACCTCAATTGTACCAACTTCTGTCCCATCCGAAGGATCAGACATCACCATTTTAGGTTCTTGTCCAAAGAGCTCATCAATTGAAGGCATTCCATCATTAGTGAATCATAATTTCAATGAAAGATGGATCACAGAGTATAAACCATTCGCAGTCACAGATCTTGAAGTTTGTACTGTCAAAATTAAAGATAGATGTTGTATTGAAGGAGCTATAAAGGGCATGACAATTTTAACCCCAACTTGTCCAAAACAAGCTCGTGCACCTGGATTTCCATCTGCATTGGAATGTATAATCATTTATATTGGATTTAGTGAGGTTAAGCTTGTTCCATCCTGTCCTTCTGTCACCAGAATGGCTGGCTTTCCATCTGTTGAGAAAGCTGACAGCAAAGATTGGGAGGCCAACCATAAACCATTCTGGGAGAAATTAATAATGAACAAGTCTCCAGTACTGCTAAAGAAcaataaagtaaagaaaaaatttaaaagaagtGTTTCTCTTTCACTAAGCTGCCCAAGTGAGTCACTAATCCCTGGCTTTCCTTCTAAAGTAAAACCCAGAGTGACTGATATTGAGACAAGTATGGTGGCGCTTTTGAGTTCCTGTTCAACAAGCAAAGAGCCTCTGTTTGAACCAaggatgaaaaacaaacagctgttACATATTGATAACTGTGAGAGAGACAAGAGAAAAGTAAAAGGAATGGTATCAATCTTATCATCCAGTCCCAAAGTATCAAGTATTAGAGGTTTCCCATCTGTTCCTCATCTCAAACTTGATTATTACGAGACAAACATAGTCAGTCTCCTTCCCTTGTGCCCTGTAACTTCCAGTATACCAGGATTCCCTTCACTGGAACAACCGAATGAAGGTTGGCCTGCTGACGTAGGGCCATTGATGTGTGGGTCACAAAGGACTGGTCAGTTTAGTACTGAATTATTACCAAGTAACACAGACAAATCGAAGGACATGTTGTGTTTGGCTTTATCATGTGCAAGAGAATCTCTCATCCTTGGCTTTGCATCCATACCAAAACCCAGAGTGACTGATACTGAGAAAAGAGGTATGGTCAGTCTTTTGAGTTCATGCCCGAAGATCTCCCGGATCGCAGGATTTCCATCATTTCATAGTCCAGAATTGTGGACAATAAGCAAAGAACCACTATTTGAAGCACAGATGAAAGACAAACAGTTGCTACATATTGATTTCTGTGGCAGAGGCAAGAGACCAGTGAAAGGAATGGTTTCCATCTTACCATCTTGTCCCAGGGTTTCAAGAATTGAAGGTTTTCCAACTGTGCCTTTCCCCAAACTAGATTATTATGGGACAAACATAGTCAGTGTCCTTCCCTTGTGCCCTGTAACTTCCAATATACCAGGATTCCATTCACTGGAACAACCGAATGAAGGTTGGCCCGCTGACGTAGGGCCATTGATGTATGGGTCACAAAGGACTGCTCAGTTTAGTATTGAACTATTACCAAGTAACACAGACCAATCGAAGGACATGTTGTGTTTGGCTTTATCATGTGCAAGAGAATCTCTCATCCCTGGCTTTGCATCCATACCAAAACCCAGAGTGACTGATACTGAGAAAAGATGTATGGTCAGTCTTTTGAGTTCATGCCCGAAGATCTCCCGGATCGCAGGATTTCCATCATTTCATAGTCCAGAATTGTGGACAGTAAGCAAAGAACCACTATTTGAAGCACAGATGAAAGACAAACAGTTGCTACATATTGATTTCTGTGGCAGAGGCAAGAGACCAGTGAAAGGAATGGTTTCCATCTTACCATCTTGTCCCAGGGTTTCAAGAATTGAAGGTTTTCCAAATGTGCCTTTCCCCAAACTTGATTATTATGGGCCAAACATAGTCAGTCTCCTTCCCTTGTGCCCTGTAACTTCCAGTATACCAGGATTCCCTTCACTGGAACAACCGAATGAAGGTTGGCCTGCTGACGTAGGGCCATTGATGTATGGGTCACAAAGGACTGCTCAGTTTAGTACTGGATTATTACCAAGTAACACAGACAAATCGAAGGACATGTTGTGTTTGGCTTTATCGTGTGCAAGAGAATCACTCATCCCTGGCTTTGCATCCATACCAAAACCCAGAGTGACTGATACTGAGAAAAGAGGTATGGTCAGTCTTTCGAGTTCATGCCCGAAGATCTCCCGGATCGCAGGATTTCCATCATTTCATAGTCCAAAATTGTGGACAGTAAGCAAAGAACCACTATTTGAAGCATGGATGAAAGACAAACAGCTGTTACATTTTGATTTCTGTGGCAGAGGCAAGAGACCAGTGAAAGAAATGGTTTCCATCTTACCATCTTGTCCCAGGGTTTCAAGAATTAAAGGTTTTCCAACTGTGCCTTTTCCCAAACTTGATTATTATGGGACAAACATAGTCAGTGTCCTTCCCTTGTGCCCTGTAACTTCCAGTATACCAGGATTCCCTTCAATGGAACAACAGAATGAAGGTTGGGCTACTGACGTAGGGTCATTTATGTATGGGTCACAAAGGACTGCTCAGTTTAGTCCAAAACTGTGGACAGGAAGGAAAGAATCACTATTTGAAgcacagatgaaaaacaaacacttgTTTCTTATTGATCACTGTGACAAAGACAAGAGACAAGTGAAAGGAATGGTTTCCCTCTTACCATCCTGTCCAAAAATTTCAAGTATTAAAGGTTTTGCATCTGTTCCTCATCCCAAACTTGAGTATTATAGACTGAATGTATTCAGTCTTCTTCCTTTGTGCCCCGTTACTTCTAGTATACCAGGATTCCCATCACTGGAACAGCAGAATGAAGAAGTTTGGGCTGATGGCCTAGGTTCATTGATGTACAAGTCACAAAGGACCGTCCAGTTTCCTTTTGACTTCTCACCAAGTAACACAGCCAAAACAGAggacatgttgtgtttggtcCCAGCTTGCCCAAAAGAATCACTCATCCACGGCTTTCCCTCTATCACCCAATGCATCATGTCAAGTCTTAAACCTGAAGAACCTTCCAAACCTATTCTCAAATCCAGCATGGAACCTAATATGAAAAATGTTGTACCTTGTTGCTCCAGTACTTCAGGTATCAGAGGTTTTGCATCCTTGACCACAGTCCCAAGTACAGAATGGCTAAGTGACATGAAACCGATACTGATGAAACCTCAGGTCAAACATAAAATTATCTCAATTCCTGAACAGGAGCAGCTAGATTTCTACAGCAGGAAGGGTATGCTGGCTTTAGTGACATCCTGCCCTAAAAAGACCAGAATCTATGGTTTTGCTTCTGCCCAAAAAGTAAACAAGCCACCAGATATGGTCAGTCTGTATACATCTTCTCCATGTGTTTCAGTCGTGCCTGGTTTTCCATCAGCAAGAAGACTTAGCTCTGAATGTGCAGAAACACACACTTGGAAAACAAAGAATGTTGTCTTGTTTGAGAAGAAGCAAAAAGAGAAGACTTTAACTGCAATTTTCCCAGGACTATTGCATCTTACACAAGAAATTAACTGTATGGTCACAATAGCTTCACCATGCCCACGCATGGCTGTGATTCCTGGATTTACaaactttttgcaagtgaagaCAACTGATGTGAAAAAAATGGGTACTTCACAGCTTTCTCCCACTGAAACACATTCACAGTCAACTCTGAAAGCTAAAAGAAGAAATGTTCCTCTATCATCTGTAAGACGTCAAAGCACTGAACTCTCAAATG AACAAAAGGGGGGTGCAAAGCAAAGTGTAGATCATTTTCTATACAATGG CAAATCACATGTAGAGAGGATAGTAGCAGGAGAAACACAGACAGGGAATAAATCTTTGGATACATCAGAGGCAGTGGGACTTTTTGGATGGGAAGTTTTGGAGGCAGATGGATCAGTGTttgaaaaacagagagaacgCCACTTATCAGCAAATGCAGAAGAGACTTCTGGGTTAGTAAAGACCCTTGTTAGTGTTTTTCACAAAGGGTAA